One genomic segment of Candidatus Margulisiibacteriota bacterium includes these proteins:
- a CDS encoding tail fiber domain-containing protein produces the protein MASRLLSGLVVGVLISGAVFAADTEVILGDTVGATALSIKDSSSVEVLRINSSGEVKGNGPAVVAGGTSYYPQFRWDPVTASLRATLYPNAVDTATPGLVSFAQGLSAAASGASAVALGNASISSADNSVTIGRQNTASAIDAIAIGKSNTSSGNASYALGQSLSATAANSMVLGFGVSSSNKLTNNTPNSVMIGNNSATPMLYVGQTKVGVNTWETTGYSLDAKLQISNNDGSTTLLQLDNIANDVGTRSRFTILESVSGANLSSAGVWTDASDRARKKNIKDIKYGLADLMKLRPVSYNWKQDGKEDIGFIAQDVRKVIPEVVHGDEGKLTLSYGQLTALLAKAVQEQQKQINELKGEIAKLKAK, from the coding sequence ATGGCCAGTAGATTGTTAAGTGGTTTGGTGGTTGGGGTATTGATCTCGGGGGCGGTTTTCGCGGCCGACACGGAAGTTATTTTAGGCGATACGGTGGGCGCGACCGCCTTGTCCATCAAAGACTCTTCATCAGTCGAGGTCCTGCGGATAAATTCAAGCGGAGAAGTTAAAGGGAACGGACCGGCTGTAGTGGCCGGAGGGACCAGTTACTATCCCCAGTTTAGATGGGACCCGGTCACAGCCAGCTTGAGAGCGACTTTATATCCAAACGCGGTGGATACCGCGACGCCCGGACTTGTTTCTTTTGCGCAGGGTTTGAGCGCAGCCGCCTCGGGAGCAAGCGCGGTCGCTCTGGGCAATGCCAGTATTTCCAGCGCCGATAATTCTGTTACGATCGGCCGGCAGAATACCGCCAGCGCAATTGATGCGATCGCCATCGGCAAAAGCAACACCTCCAGCGGCAATGCTTCTTATGCTTTGGGCCAAAGTTTGAGTGCGACCGCCGCCAATTCAATGGTACTTGGCTTTGGAGTCTCGTCTTCAAATAAACTGACCAATAACACGCCCAATTCCGTGATGATCGGTAATAACTCCGCTACGCCGATGTTATACGTCGGCCAAACCAAGGTTGGTGTCAATACCTGGGAGACAACCGGTTATAGTTTGGATGCCAAACTGCAGATCAGCAATAACGATGGCTCAACAACACTGCTTCAACTGGACAATATTGCCAACGATGTCGGAACGCGCTCGCGTTTTACGATCTTAGAAAGTGTTTCCGGCGCAAATTTGTCCAGCGCCGGTGTTTGGACCGATGCTTCCGATCGCGCGCGAAAAAAGAATATCAAAGACATTAAATACGGCCTGGCCGATCTGATGAAGTTGCGGCCCGTCAGCTATAACTGGAAACAGGACGGCAAAGAGGACATCGGCTTTATCGCGCAGGACGTCAGAAAAGTCATTCCGGAAGTGGTTCACGGGGATGAAGGGAAGCTGACCCTGTCCTACGGTCAGCTCACCGCCCTGCTGGCCAAGGCGGTGCAGGAACAGCAGAAACAAATTAATGAGTTGAAAGGGGAGATCGCAAAACTTAAGGCCAAGTAA
- a CDS encoding adenylosuccinate synthase, translated as MTVTVIVGTQWGDEGKGKITDLLAKDMDMVVRYQGGNNAGHTVVIKDKTFKLHLIPSGIFYPSVVCVIGNGVVLDLAGLLGEIKSLREAGFPVNNLKVSSQAHVIFPYHRDLDAAQEQQHEAGRIGTTNRGIGPCYVDKFNRRGIRVGDFFHPDIFTQKLDWNLKEKSFLLNNFYKFNVNYDLEAIKKEYLGFFELLKAYVVEESSSLVNSAISGNKRILMEGAQGTMLDVDHGTYPYVTSSNPIAGGACIGAGFGPQEIDEVIGVVKAYVTRVGGGPFPTEIVGGIGDQLRERGGEYGTTTGRPRRCGWFDGVVMRHASKVNGLTQLAITKLDVLDSFETIKVCVAYERKGKVVKDFPTDIVRLGTCQPVYEELPGWKEDLTKLTDYRQLPANAKKYLDKLAELSEAKVSLISVGAERGQIIKV; from the coding sequence ATGACCGTTACAGTAATAGTCGGCACGCAATGGGGCGACGAAGGTAAGGGTAAGATCACCGATCTTCTGGCCAAGGATATGGACATGGTGGTCCGCTACCAAGGCGGCAACAATGCCGGCCACACCGTTGTTATTAAAGACAAGACCTTCAAACTGCATTTGATCCCCTCGGGCATCTTTTATCCCAGCGTCGTTTGTGTGATCGGCAACGGTGTGGTGCTCGACCTGGCCGGACTGTTGGGCGAGATCAAGTCGCTGCGTGAAGCGGGTTTCCCGGTCAACAACCTCAAGGTCTCTTCCCAGGCGCACGTGATCTTTCCTTATCACCGCGATCTCGACGCCGCGCAGGAGCAGCAGCACGAGGCCGGCCGCATCGGCACCACCAACCGCGGCATCGGTCCCTGTTATGTCGATAAGTTCAATCGCCGGGGCATCCGCGTGGGCGATTTTTTTCACCCTGATATCTTTACGCAAAAACTTGACTGGAACTTAAAAGAAAAGTCGTTCCTGCTGAACAATTTTTATAAGTTCAACGTCAATTACGATCTTGAGGCGATTAAAAAAGAATATCTGGGCTTTTTTGAACTGCTGAAAGCTTACGTGGTCGAGGAGTCGTCCAGCCTCGTAAATTCCGCGATCTCCGGCAACAAACGCATCTTGATGGAAGGGGCCCAGGGGACGATGCTTGATGTCGATCACGGCACTTATCCTTACGTCACCTCGTCCAATCCGATCGCCGGCGGCGCTTGCATCGGGGCCGGTTTCGGCCCGCAGGAGATCGATGAGGTGATCGGCGTGGTCAAGGCCTACGTCACGCGCGTTGGGGGCGGACCGTTCCCGACCGAGATTGTCGGCGGCATCGGCGACCAGCTGCGCGAGCGGGGCGGGGAATACGGGACGACCACCGGCCGGCCGCGGCGCTGCGGCTGGTTTGACGGAGTGGTTATGCGTCACGCTTCCAAGGTCAACGGCTTGACCCAGCTGGCCATTACCAAGCTCGATGTGCTAGATTCTTTTGAGACGATCAAGGTCTGCGTCGCCTACGAGCGCAAGGGTAAAGTCGTCAAAGATTTTCCGACCGATATCGTCCGGTTGGGGACCTGCCAGCCGGTCTATGAGGAACTGCCGGGCTGGAAAGAGGACCTGACGAAATTGACCGATTACCGGCAGTTGCCCGCCAACGCGAAAAAGTATCTTGATAAACTGGCCGAGCTGTCCGAAGCGAAGGTCTCTTTGATCTCAGTGGGTGCGGAGCGGGGCCAGATCATCAAGGTTTAG
- a CDS encoding S-layer homology domain-containing protein, whose product MPLLENETGVRPIALGNAYMGLADDGSGIFTNPAGLAALNKMNLTSYYYTAPGDISFAAVGGVWPGVLGGTVGIGYRNRSQANVLVSTETVTAADQDFIFTYLKCLRPNISVSGDLRYVVTGYSKDVAGYESLYGGGLALGAGLKYQPRPGLGLGLDVKNFTGQISYKNGATDNLPLRIAVGASLKVLGENGLRQYQKHSLLMNFDLSKNSDFQQYLLHLGLEWEPVEILAVRFGINQTPNGISQTYNDLTFGVGLKYAGVTFDYAQYRRSDPTQAVTQYFSLGYVGVKEKKPASPEAAAVAIVTPEAASLSERAGLAKVKLVKFKDVPKNHWARAEIEQLATAGLLRGYPNRTFQPNKKVTRREFETMVSSARQLPPTLVPEPDKLVSRREAFRRLDLTGQLDRPNDPLTRAEAAIFFSKTSFGEAAIKRLPPLEP is encoded by the coding sequence GTGCCTCTTTTGGAGAATGAGACCGGCGTGCGGCCCATTGCGCTGGGCAATGCTTACATGGGCTTAGCGGATGACGGTTCGGGCATTTTTACCAATCCCGCCGGTCTAGCCGCGCTCAATAAAATGAATTTGACCAGTTATTACTACACGGCTCCCGGCGACATTAGTTTTGCCGCGGTCGGCGGGGTTTGGCCTGGTGTGCTGGGCGGGACCGTCGGCATTGGTTATCGCAATCGCTCCCAGGCCAACGTTTTGGTCTCCACCGAAACGGTGACGGCCGCCGATCAGGATTTTATTTTCACTTATTTAAAGTGCCTGCGCCCGAATATTTCGGTCAGCGGTGATCTGCGCTATGTCGTGACCGGCTACTCAAAAGACGTTGCCGGCTATGAGTCCCTGTACGGCGGGGGGCTAGCGCTGGGCGCCGGCTTAAAATATCAGCCCCGGCCGGGGTTGGGCTTGGGCCTCGATGTTAAGAATTTTACCGGCCAGATCAGTTACAAGAACGGCGCGACCGATAATCTCCCCCTGCGGATCGCGGTCGGCGCCTCGCTCAAAGTTTTGGGGGAAAACGGGCTCAGGCAGTATCAAAAACATTCTCTTCTGATGAATTTTGACTTGAGCAAAAACTCGGATTTTCAGCAATACCTGCTTCACCTGGGGCTGGAGTGGGAGCCGGTCGAGATACTGGCCGTACGGTTCGGCATTAACCAGACGCCCAACGGCATCAGCCAGACCTATAACGACCTGACTTTTGGCGTCGGTCTTAAATATGCCGGCGTGACCTTTGATTACGCCCAGTACCGCCGCTCGGACCCGACCCAGGCCGTTACCCAATATTTTTCGCTCGGTTACGTCGGCGTGAAGGAGAAAAAGCCGGCGTCGCCGGAAGCGGCGGCCGTGGCGATTGTCACGCCGGAAGCCGCGTCTTTGTCCGAAAGGGCCGGCCTCGCCAAGGTGAAATTGGTCAAGTTCAAGGATGTGCCCAAAAACCACTGGGCCAGAGCAGAGATCGAACAGCTGGCGACGGCGGGGCTTTTGCGCGGCTATCCGAACAGGACTTTCCAGCCCAACAAAAAAGTGACGCGCCGCGAGTTCGAGACCATGGTTTCGTCGGCCAGGCAACTGCCGCCAACGCTCGTGCCCGAACCGGATAAACTGGTGTCGAGGCGAGAAGCTTTCAGGAGGCTCGACTTGACCGGCCAGCTCGACCGGCCGAACGACCCGCTGACCCGGGCCGAAGCCGCCATTTTCTTTTCGAAAACCTCATTCGGCGAAGCGGCGATCAAACGCCTGCCGCCGCTCGAACCATGA